One genomic segment of Trichococcus shcherbakoviae includes these proteins:
- the cbpB gene encoding cyclic-di-AMP-binding protein CbpB: MISNEVAGLLLDNDACGDLMIHGENVANVHCSNNLNHAFLVLSQVKYSVIPVLDSKSRIKGLISIPMIIKAITEIDAIRYDKMETLKVEDVMDRNVQTIRPWTDLEDILNHLIDHNFLCVTEDDGKFIGIITRKEILTRVNHLVHGIHRIYKFEKIEEKQEVTSER; this comes from the coding sequence ATGATTAGTAACGAAGTAGCCGGGTTATTGCTGGACAATGACGCGTGCGGGGATCTGATGATCCATGGCGAAAATGTCGCAAATGTGCATTGTTCGAATAACCTTAACCATGCGTTTCTGGTGCTGTCCCAAGTGAAGTATTCCGTCATTCCCGTTTTGGATTCAAAGTCCCGCATCAAAGGACTGATTTCCATACCGATGATCATCAAGGCCATCACGGAAATCGATGCGATCCGCTATGACAAAATGGAAACACTCAAAGTGGAAGATGTGATGGACCGTAATGTACAGACCATCCGTCCATGGACGGACCTTGAGGATATCCTGAACCATCTGATCGATCACAATTTCCTTTGCGTTACCGAGGATGACGGCAAATTTATCGGTATCATCACGCGCAAAGAAATTTTGACAAGAGTGAATCACCTAGTGCACGGCATCCACCGCATCTATAAATTTGAAAAAATAGAGGAGAAACAAGAAGTGACATCCGAAAGATAG
- a CDS encoding XTP/dITP diphosphatase — protein sequence MNATEKKKIVIATKNPGKARDFAVLFEPKGYEVVTLLDYPEIEDVEETGYTFEANARKKAETIAGLLGMTVLADDSGICIDALDGQPGVFSARFAGGMKSDAANNAKVLAMLGSQKNPSRKAHFHCTLVLAHPNRESLVVEGDIEGEIAEFPSGDNGFGYDPLFYLPHLGKTMAQLSDVEKNQISHRANALKNLEKSWAAWLEKEAD from the coding sequence ATGAACGCAACTGAAAAAAAGAAAATCGTGATAGCGACTAAAAATCCGGGAAAAGCCAGGGATTTCGCCGTCCTTTTTGAACCAAAAGGCTATGAAGTCGTGACTTTATTGGACTATCCGGAAATAGAGGATGTTGAGGAAACCGGCTACACATTTGAAGCCAATGCGCGGAAGAAAGCTGAAACGATCGCCGGATTGTTGGGCATGACGGTCTTGGCGGATGATTCCGGCATCTGCATTGATGCCTTGGATGGCCAGCCTGGTGTGTTTTCTGCCCGTTTCGCTGGTGGGATGAAAAGCGACGCCGCCAACAATGCCAAGGTGCTGGCAATGCTTGGGTCCCAGAAAAACCCATCCCGGAAGGCACACTTCCATTGCACGCTGGTGTTGGCCCACCCCAATCGGGAGAGTCTGGTGGTCGAAGGCGATATCGAGGGCGAAATCGCTGAGTTTCCGAGCGGAGACAATGGTTTCGGTTATGATCCTTTGTTTTATTTGCCACACTTAGGTAAGACGATGGCGCAGTTGAGCGATGTCGAAAAAAATCAGATCAGCCACCGCGCCAATGCCCTGAAAAATCTTGAGAAAAGTTGGGCAGCTTGGCTGGAAAAGGAAGCGGACTAG
- the racE gene encoding glutamate racemase: MSKKAIGFIDSGVGGLTVVKQAMKQLPNESIYYLGDSARCPYGPRPKEEVIQYTWEMTQFLLKKDIKMLVIACNTATAAALDVIRVRVDIPVIGVINPGSRAAIKHSKNERIAVIGTKGTINSDVYKQTIKDKDKGISVISMSCPKFVPLVESNQYNGSIAKKVVAETLKPLLKESIDTLILGCTHYPLLTPLIQNVMGPCVTLIDSGAETVSEVSTLLDYFRLAESSHNKEASEYRFYTTGSPKLFSDIAENWLGQSNFTIEKVDLENLIEK; this comes from the coding sequence ATGAGCAAAAAAGCAATCGGTTTTATTGACTCTGGTGTCGGCGGCTTGACCGTCGTGAAGCAAGCCATGAAACAACTTCCCAATGAATCCATTTATTATCTGGGGGATTCCGCCAGATGCCCCTATGGACCAAGGCCCAAAGAAGAAGTGATTCAATACACATGGGAAATGACACAGTTTCTGCTGAAGAAAGATATCAAAATGTTGGTGATTGCCTGCAACACAGCGACCGCAGCCGCCTTGGATGTCATCCGAGTGCGCGTGGACATTCCGGTGATCGGCGTCATCAATCCCGGCAGCCGTGCTGCCATCAAACATTCGAAAAATGAACGTATTGCCGTGATCGGCACAAAAGGCACCATCAACAGCGACGTTTATAAACAAACCATCAAGGACAAAGACAAGGGCATTTCGGTCATCAGCATGAGCTGTCCCAAATTTGTGCCGCTTGTGGAGAGCAACCAATACAATGGATCGATCGCCAAAAAAGTGGTTGCGGAAACGCTAAAGCCCTTGCTGAAGGAATCGATTGATACACTCATTCTGGGGTGCACGCATTATCCGCTTTTGACACCGCTCATCCAAAATGTGATGGGTCCTTGTGTGACCCTTATCGATTCCGGTGCTGAAACGGTATCTGAAGTGAGTACCTTATTGGACTATTTCCGCTTGGCGGAAAGTTCGCACAACAAGGAAGCATCCGAATACCGTTTTTATACGACTGGTTCGCCTAAACTATTTTCGGATATCGCTGAAAACTGGCTTGGGCAGAGCAATTTTACAATTGAAAAAGTTGACTTGGAAAATTTGATTGAGAAGTGA
- a CDS encoding YtxH domain-containing protein, whose amino-acid sequence MTKNKGGFVLGAIIGGAAAAITALLFAPKPGKELRDDITEEVNNLLDTARDYADIAVEKGNEFMDVAKETSEDIKINLKDTTSSIKTQFTETSKHVGDDLKKVKEDIKEKATDVKEFASVIAEEGKEEAAAVTQEKKAAVEEKVEEIKDSVEDI is encoded by the coding sequence ATGACAAAAAATAAAGGCGGATTTGTATTAGGGGCAATCATCGGTGGGGCAGCTGCGGCTATAACAGCTTTATTGTTTGCGCCAAAACCAGGCAAAGAATTGCGCGATGACATCACGGAGGAAGTCAATAATCTGCTCGATACAGCGCGCGATTACGCAGACATCGCCGTAGAGAAGGGCAATGAGTTCATGGATGTTGCCAAAGAAACTTCGGAAGACATCAAAATCAACTTGAAGGACACGACTTCATCCATCAAGACGCAATTCACGGAAACATCCAAACATGTCGGTGACGACTTGAAGAAAGTGAAGGAAGACATCAAAGAGAAAGCCACTGATGTGAAAGAATTTGCTTCCGTCATCGCTGAAGAAGGCAAAGAAGAAGCTGCAGCCGTAACGCAAGAGAAAAAAGCTGCAGTGGAAGAAAAAGTCGAAGAAATCAAAGACAGCGTAGAAGACATCTAA
- the ccpA gene encoding catabolite control protein A: protein MEKQTITIYDVAREANVSMATVSRVVNGNPNVKPSTRKKVLEVIERLDYRPNAVARGLASKKTTTVGVIVPDVTNLFFASLARGIDDIATMYKYNIILANSDQNDQKEIQVLNTLLAKQVDGIIYMGNKITDELRAEFSRSKTPVVLAGTIDPEQQVGSVNIDYIGATEEVVANMIANGKKNIAFVSASLSNPINGQHRLKGYKNALVNANIAFDEALVFECEPTLQNGELLAEQLLEAGVDAAYVAGDELAIGLLNAIINAGVSVPEAFEVTASNNSRITEMARPKLTSIMLPLYDIGAVAMRLLTKIMNKEEIDEKSIILPYKIVNRGTTLPKK, encoded by the coding sequence ATGGAAAAACAAACGATTACAATTTACGATGTGGCTCGCGAAGCGAACGTCTCCATGGCAACTGTTTCCCGCGTAGTGAACGGTAATCCCAACGTGAAACCATCCACAAGGAAAAAGGTATTGGAAGTCATTGAACGTTTGGATTACAGACCGAACGCGGTCGCCCGTGGTTTGGCAAGCAAGAAAACAACGACTGTAGGGGTTATTGTTCCTGATGTCACTAACTTGTTCTTCGCATCTCTGGCCCGCGGAATCGATGATATCGCTACAATGTACAAATATAATATCATTTTAGCGAACTCCGATCAGAATGACCAGAAAGAAATTCAAGTATTGAACACCTTACTTGCTAAACAAGTGGATGGCATCATCTACATGGGCAATAAGATCACAGATGAGTTGCGCGCAGAATTTTCCCGTTCCAAAACGCCGGTCGTGCTGGCAGGAACAATTGATCCTGAGCAACAAGTTGGAAGCGTCAATATCGATTATATCGGCGCAACCGAAGAAGTTGTAGCGAACATGATTGCGAACGGTAAGAAGAATATTGCTTTCGTATCTGCATCGCTTTCCAATCCGATCAATGGACAGCATCGCCTGAAGGGCTACAAGAACGCTTTGGTCAATGCAAATATTGCTTTTGATGAGGCTCTTGTCTTCGAATGCGAACCGACTCTTCAAAATGGTGAACTATTGGCTGAACAATTACTTGAAGCCGGAGTTGATGCAGCATACGTAGCTGGCGATGAACTTGCCATCGGGCTGTTGAATGCTATCATCAATGCAGGTGTCAGCGTTCCTGAGGCGTTTGAAGTCACTGCCAGCAACAATTCCCGCATAACTGAAATGGCTCGTCCGAAATTGACTTCCATTATGTTGCCGCTGTATGATATCGGCGCTGTTGCGATGCGTTTGTTGACTAAAATCATGAACAAAGAAGAGATTGATGAAAAATCCATCATCCTTCCTTATAAAATCGTCAACAGAGGAACAACATTACCTAAAAAGTAA
- a CDS encoding metallophosphoesterase → MIKILAVSDSHGEKDILNELSLRYAHQVDHFVHCGDSELSSSDLIWGIMTTVMGNCDYDYQLNDEYRFQAGDKNVLVVHGHRHSVRGSVAGLKRDAQQANASLVFYGHTHIAKAELEDGILFINPGSISQPRGTLMEKTYCIVTLDDQTATVTYYNDRHQEMADLSNQFQIL, encoded by the coding sequence ATGATAAAAATACTTGCAGTCAGCGACAGCCACGGGGAAAAGGATATTCTGAACGAATTGTCTTTACGATATGCGCATCAGGTCGATCATTTTGTCCACTGCGGCGATTCGGAATTGAGCAGTTCTGATCTGATCTGGGGGATCATGACCACAGTGATGGGTAATTGCGATTATGATTATCAGCTGAACGACGAATACCGATTCCAGGCCGGCGACAAAAATGTGCTGGTTGTCCACGGGCATCGACATTCCGTGCGGGGATCCGTAGCCGGTCTGAAACGCGACGCCCAACAAGCGAACGCTTCACTGGTATTTTATGGTCATACCCATATCGCCAAAGCGGAGCTGGAGGATGGCATCCTGTTCATCAATCCGGGCAGCATCAGTCAACCGCGAGGAACACTGATGGAAAAGACCTATTGTATCGTCACGTTGGACGACCAAACTGCCACAGTTACCTATTACAATGACCGCCATCAGGAAATGGCCGACCTGAGCAATCAATTTCAAATTCTTTGA
- a CDS encoding mechanosensitive ion channel family protein: MNDAITQDSALAQDLIEEVVTNPNIFVKWWNSIAWEEILGLFISKGITLLFLLFIFFALKRLSSYILHRTFEKQILTKHITQNRATTIYKIAENGLRYLLFFFLTYGVLSIMGVPIATLIAGAGLAGLAIGLGAQQFINDIVNGFFIILESQFDVGDHVVIGGIDGTVVNVGLRTTQIKSFDGTLHFLPNHTITTISNLSRNDMRAMIDILLYPDTDFETVDQVIHAVNERIVPEHPEIVKGPNVVGITDKGNGQLAYRVVFYTLNGQQFTVQNLFLGSYRSALLEAGIQIPAMPYSSPKA, from the coding sequence ATGAATGATGCAATCACACAAGACAGTGCTCTTGCACAAGATTTGATAGAGGAAGTGGTGACGAATCCAAACATTTTCGTCAAATGGTGGAACAGCATCGCCTGGGAAGAGATTTTGGGCTTATTCATTTCAAAAGGCATAACCTTGCTTTTTTTACTGTTCATCTTTTTTGCTTTAAAACGTTTATCCAGTTACATTTTGCACCGGACTTTCGAAAAACAGATATTGACCAAACACATTACGCAAAATCGCGCTACCACCATTTACAAAATAGCCGAAAATGGTTTGCGTTATCTCTTGTTTTTCTTTTTGACCTATGGAGTCCTCTCCATTATGGGTGTTCCTATCGCTACACTCATTGCCGGTGCAGGTCTGGCAGGTCTGGCAATCGGTCTCGGTGCACAGCAGTTCATCAATGATATCGTCAATGGTTTCTTCATCATCCTGGAGTCCCAATTTGATGTTGGTGATCATGTTGTCATCGGCGGAATCGACGGCACTGTCGTGAACGTGGGGCTGAGGACGACACAGATCAAGAGTTTTGACGGAACATTGCATTTCTTGCCGAACCATACCATCACGACCATCAGCAATCTATCCCGGAATGATATGCGGGCAATGATTGATATCCTCTTGTATCCGGATACCGATTTTGAAACGGTCGATCAGGTCATCCATGCGGTCAATGAACGGATTGTGCCGGAACATCCGGAAATCGTCAAAGGGCCGAATGTCGTCGGTATCACCGATAAAGGGAATGGCCAACTTGCCTATCGGGTGGTTTTTTATACCCTGAACGGACAGCAGTTCACCGTCCAAAACCTGTTCCTGGGAAGCTACCGCTCTGCACTGTTGGAAGCTGGCATCCAGATTCCAGCCATGCCGTACAGCTCGCCAAAAGCATAA
- a CDS encoding DUF948 domain-containing protein, whose product MGYGEIAALIAALAFAVLVVFIILALRKVTDILGEVEKVTQEANKSLAVITKDVDHLSIEVEGLLNKANTLVDDLNGKISKTDPLFTAIGDLGVTVSDVNQSTRNLAVSLKGGGKGAKSAAGSSTVGKLGRTAMAIARQRQAKKEPKDTKFKTY is encoded by the coding sequence ATGGGGTATGGTGAAATTGCAGCTTTGATAGCTGCGCTAGCTTTTGCGGTATTGGTTGTTTTCATCATCTTGGCATTAAGGAAAGTCACTGACATCTTAGGCGAAGTTGAAAAAGTGACCCAGGAGGCGAACAAAAGCCTGGCCGTGATCACGAAAGATGTCGATCACTTGTCGATTGAAGTCGAAGGCTTACTGAATAAAGCCAACACCTTGGTGGACGACCTGAACGGGAAAATCAGCAAAACAGATCCCTTATTCACCGCAATCGGTGATTTGGGTGTGACCGTTTCGGACGTGAACCAATCAACCAGAAATTTGGCGGTATCACTCAAAGGCGGGGGAAAAGGCGCAAAAAGCGCAGCGGGTTCCTCTACTGTCGGAAAGCTTGGAAGAACGGCAATGGCAATTGCTCGGCAACGGCAAGCGAAGAAAGAACCGAAGGATACTAAGTTCAAAACTTACTGA
- a CDS encoding Xaa-Pro peptidase family protein has translation MPLNSIINLMKIQDVDIVFLNDPKNVFYVSSYRSDPHERILAAVLFKDAKPLLLVPALEENDARNTATEFDVISYMDTQDPWTILATSIKERHSSLTDWSIEKDFLTVERMEALRTHFPTATFGHNISKTLQEMRLIKNEQELAFMKEAGHWADEALKIGAKTLREGITELEVVAEIEYQLKKRGVAEMSFTTMVLFGENAASPHGVPGDTKLKQNQFVLFDLGTMHEGYASDVTRTLFFGDEPSAHQQKIYDLVLAAHDEAMAAVRPGITAGELDAAARTIIADAGYGRYFNHRLGHGLGQGVHEFPSIMEGNGMALVEGMCFSIEPGIYIEGDIGVRVEDCGFVTANGFEAFTHTPTGIDAYSKLID, from the coding sequence ATGCCTTTAAACTCAATTATCAATTTGATGAAAATACAAGATGTCGATATCGTATTTCTCAACGACCCTAAAAATGTCTTTTACGTTTCCTCATACAGGAGCGACCCGCATGAAAGGATTTTGGCGGCTGTACTGTTCAAGGATGCAAAACCCTTGTTGTTGGTGCCTGCGCTGGAAGAAAATGACGCGCGGAATACCGCTACGGAATTTGATGTGATAAGTTACATGGATACGCAAGATCCTTGGACAATACTGGCAACCAGCATAAAAGAGCGTCATTCCAGCTTGACGGACTGGTCCATCGAAAAAGATTTCTTGACTGTCGAACGTATGGAAGCGTTACGGACTCATTTCCCGACGGCAACTTTTGGGCATAACATCAGCAAAACACTTCAGGAAATGCGACTGATCAAAAATGAGCAAGAACTGGCCTTCATGAAGGAAGCAGGCCATTGGGCAGATGAAGCACTCAAAATAGGCGCCAAAACGTTGCGCGAGGGCATCACTGAACTGGAAGTCGTTGCCGAAATTGAATACCAGTTGAAAAAAAGAGGCGTAGCCGAAATGAGCTTCACCACTATGGTGCTGTTCGGCGAAAATGCAGCCAGCCCCCATGGCGTCCCCGGCGACACCAAACTTAAGCAAAACCAGTTTGTGTTGTTCGATTTGGGAACCATGCACGAAGGCTATGCCAGTGATGTGACACGCACCCTTTTCTTTGGTGACGAGCCATCTGCGCACCAACAAAAAATCTACGATTTGGTGTTGGCAGCACATGATGAAGCGATGGCTGCGGTTCGCCCAGGCATCACAGCCGGTGAATTGGATGCCGCAGCGCGGACGATCATTGCGGATGCTGGCTACGGCCGCTACTTCAACCATCGTCTGGGTCACGGCTTGGGTCAAGGTGTGCATGAATTCCCCTCCATCATGGAAGGCAATGGAATGGCACTCGTTGAAGGCATGTGTTTTTCCATCGAGCCCGGCATCTACATCGAAGGGGACATCGGAGTCAGAGTCGAGGATTGCGGTTTTGTGACTGCGAACGGCTTTGAAGCCTTCACGCACACACCAACTGGCATAGACGCCTATTCAAAATTGATCGATTAG
- a CDS encoding transglycosylase domain-containing protein: MNNPDGNKAEEWLKKTGEFFKRLGQSINGSLQRIFTKENAARTKEKALDWEQRTHKRMDQGKVTLRRMKRKMDTETNMKPLLSKGAFGFNVFFGVIRNIFTGIILLMILLGIFGGGAGLGYFANLISKETAPTYESMAEDIGNVELVSTMYYANTEAISEIRTDLVRTTVGSESISPIIKEALIATEDENFYEHDGIVPKAILRALVTELTGFGSQSGGSTLTQQLVKQQILTNEVTFSRKANEILLALRLENFFTKDEILTAYLNVSPFGRNSSGSNIAGIEEAANGIFGVHAADVSLAQAAFLVGIPQNPYTYTPFTQYGERKEDLTAVLNRKNTVLFRMLSEGCITQEEYDAAVAYDITQDFVAAHATQEDRNSYLYQAVEREAILVLMEQAAAGNDLTLEDLEADTELYNEYYANADNTLRLSGYNVYSTIDKDIYNGMQEVASEYGQTLGDTFVDTYVDADGVTQEVTELAQTGSVLIENQTGKIIGFIGGRDFSVNQVDHVFSTNRSPGSTIKPLLVYAPAIEQNLIYPASMVPDTKISIKQPDGTVWEPTNFGDTISNTYMTARQALYQSKNNPTIKLYVAMNDKGMNPGQYLEKMGITSIDESEYGNPSLAIGATNDGPTVLEQTSAFTTFATGGEHVSPYLIETITDKHGNVVYQHEAETTEVFSQDTAYLTLDILRDVITDGTGRSINNYLNFSADWAGKTGTSEANRDIWFIASTPTVTLSSWMGYDNYKGEHVFYDPNNQGLPTGRNLNYWSQIANKIYSINPGILGADQTHQQPEGIVEKSVLAETGTLAGTVSFANGLSVTLNGSTRTDLFKADALPKEISYYFSPGATDKDLENYWDSYLAEAAARRNAAAAAAANRNNAADNAADDAADAEDEPTPEDETPADAETEEETPPADETPTTEE, encoded by the coding sequence ATGAACAATCCAGATGGAAATAAAGCGGAAGAATGGCTAAAAAAGACAGGCGAATTTTTCAAACGCCTTGGGCAATCGATAAATGGCAGCCTGCAGCGGATTTTCACGAAAGAAAATGCTGCAAGAACAAAGGAAAAAGCCTTGGATTGGGAACAGAGGACCCACAAGCGTATGGATCAAGGCAAAGTGACTTTGCGAAGAATGAAACGGAAGATGGACACAGAAACAAACATGAAGCCTCTTCTTTCAAAAGGAGCTTTTGGTTTCAATGTTTTTTTTGGTGTAATCCGGAATATTTTTACAGGAATCATATTGTTGATGATTCTGTTGGGCATCTTTGGCGGTGGCGCGGGTCTGGGTTATTTCGCTAATTTGATTTCGAAAGAGACTGCCCCTACATACGAAAGCATGGCTGAAGACATTGGCAATGTCGAGCTTGTTTCCACTATGTACTATGCGAACACCGAAGCCATTTCGGAAATACGCACAGATTTGGTCAGGACCACCGTCGGATCGGAAAGCATCTCGCCGATAATCAAAGAGGCGCTCATCGCAACGGAGGACGAAAATTTTTATGAGCATGATGGAATCGTACCGAAGGCCATTTTGAGGGCGTTGGTGACTGAACTGACCGGCTTCGGCAGCCAAAGCGGCGGTTCCACCTTGACGCAGCAGCTCGTCAAACAACAGATATTGACGAATGAAGTGACTTTTTCCCGCAAAGCCAATGAAATCTTATTGGCGCTGCGGCTCGAAAATTTCTTTACGAAAGATGAAATACTGACGGCTTACCTCAACGTTTCGCCATTCGGACGAAACAGCAGCGGTTCCAATATCGCTGGCATTGAGGAAGCAGCGAACGGCATTTTTGGTGTCCATGCAGCCGATGTTTCCTTAGCTCAGGCGGCATTTCTGGTGGGGATTCCGCAGAACCCTTATACCTATACCCCTTTCACACAATATGGTGAAAGAAAGGAAGATTTGACTGCAGTTTTGAACCGAAAGAACACTGTGCTATTCCGGATGCTCAGCGAAGGCTGCATCACGCAGGAAGAATATGATGCTGCCGTCGCATACGACATCACCCAGGATTTCGTAGCTGCCCATGCCACGCAAGAGGACAGGAACAGTTACCTATATCAAGCCGTCGAACGCGAAGCGATCCTCGTGCTGATGGAGCAGGCCGCTGCCGGGAATGACCTCACCTTGGAGGATCTGGAAGCGGACACTGAACTGTACAACGAATATTACGCGAACGCAGACAACACATTGCGCTTATCAGGCTACAATGTGTACAGCACAATCGACAAAGATATCTACAACGGCATGCAGGAAGTCGCATCAGAATATGGGCAAACTTTGGGAGATACATTCGTGGATACCTATGTTGATGCAGATGGGGTCACGCAGGAAGTGACGGAGCTTGCCCAAACAGGTAGTGTATTGATCGAGAACCAGACAGGTAAGATCATCGGATTCATCGGAGGCCGTGATTTTTCGGTCAATCAAGTGGACCACGTGTTCAGCACTAACCGATCACCTGGCTCAACGATAAAGCCGTTGCTGGTCTATGCTCCGGCGATTGAGCAGAACCTGATCTACCCTGCTTCGATGGTGCCTGATACAAAAATAAGCATCAAACAGCCCGACGGCACAGTATGGGAGCCTACAAACTTCGGCGATACCATTTCCAATACATACATGACCGCTCGACAAGCGCTCTACCAATCAAAAAACAACCCCACAATCAAGCTCTATGTCGCCATGAACGACAAAGGCATGAATCCGGGGCAATATCTGGAAAAAATGGGCATCACCTCGATAGACGAATCGGAATACGGCAATCCATCCTTGGCGATCGGAGCAACGAATGATGGCCCTACCGTTTTGGAACAGACCAGCGCTTTCACGACCTTCGCAACCGGAGGCGAGCATGTTTCGCCCTATCTGATCGAAACCATCACGGACAAGCACGGGAACGTCGTATATCAGCACGAGGCCGAAACAACTGAAGTATTCTCGCAAGACACCGCTTATCTGACTTTGGATATTCTGCGCGACGTCATCACTGATGGTACAGGCAGGTCGATCAACAATTATCTGAATTTCAGCGCCGATTGGGCAGGTAAAACCGGGACATCCGAAGCTAACCGGGACATCTGGTTCATCGCCAGCACCCCTACCGTCACACTAAGCTCTTGGATGGGCTACGACAATTACAAGGGAGAACATGTCTTCTATGACCCTAACAATCAAGGTCTTCCGACCGGACGAAATCTGAATTACTGGTCCCAGATCGCCAACAAGATCTACAGCATCAATCCGGGCATCCTCGGCGCCGATCAGACGCACCAACAACCGGAAGGGATTGTCGAAAAATCGGTGTTGGCCGAAACCGGAACATTGGCTGGAACTGTATCATTCGCGAACGGATTATCCGTCACCCTTAACGGAAGCACAAGGACCGATTTGTTCAAAGCTGATGCGTTACCGAAAGAAATCTCCTATTACTTCTCCCCAGGGGCTACTGATAAAGATCTGGAAAACTATTGGGACAGCTATCTAGCTGAAGCAGCAGCGAGACGTAATGCGGCGGCCGCCGCAGCGGCAAACCGAAACAATGCTGCAGACAATGCTGCAGATGATGCGGCTGATGCAGAGGATGAGCCTACACCAGAGGACGAGACACCCGCTGACGCAGAAACAGAAGAGGAAACTCCACCTGCCGACGAAACTCCAACAACTGAAGAATAA